The genomic stretch tttgctgtatAGGTCGGGACCCTGGATAAACCGAAAGCCTGTGGGACATGAGTTCGGGGTCAATCccaggcatgtcggaggccttccaggcgaagaggtcggaattttctcttaggagcttagtcaacccttgttttagggtttcccctaggttggctcctatgtaagtgttttttccttcctctttaccgacttgtatctcctcggtttttcctcccggttgtggtcgcagctcttctctggcccttgTGCCGCCGagctctatggtgtggacttctttgccctttcctcttagatttaggctttcattgtagcattttcttgccaatttttggtctcccttcaccgttgctattcccgctggggtcgggaatttcatgcaaaggtggggagtggataccactgccccgaggcgattaagggtagttctgccgattaaggcattataggctgacccttcatcaatgactatgaagtatatgctcagagtccttgatttttccccttttccaaaagtggtgtgaaggggtaagaatcccagtggttttattggcgtatcccctaatccatatagggtgtcggggtaggctctcaactctttttcatctaaccctagcttgtcgaagatgggcttgaaaaggatgtccgccgagcttccttggtctactagggttctgtggagatgggcgttggctaggatcatagttatcaccacgggatcatcatgcccgggaattatcccttgcccatcttcttttgtgaatgaaatagtggggaagtcgggtgtctcttcctcgacttgatagactcttttgagatgtcttttgcgagaggatttagTGAGGccccctcccgcaaatcctcccgAGATCATATGAATATGTCTCTCTGGAGTCTGCGGTGGTGGatctcttctatccatatcatctcgctttctctttccatggatgtccgaccttttcatgagatatctatcaagccgaccttctctagccagcttttctatcacatttttgaggtcgtaacaatcattggtggagtgaccatatattttatggtactcgcagtagtcgccgcggcttcccccttttttgtttttaataggtctagggggtggcagcttttcagtgtggcaaatctctctgtatacatccactatagaagttttgagaggagtataagagtgatattttctgggcctttcgagaccgagttcttccttcttcttgacttccctttccctttcctTGGATGAGGGAGAGGGtccaggtcgccaactcaggtctcttaattttgcattctcctccatgttgatgtacttttcggccctttcttgtacatcacttagggaaacggggtgccttttagatatggactgtgagaaaggtccttctctaagtccattgactaaccccattatgactgcctctgtgggcaggtcttggatctccaaacatgccttattgaacctttccatataggctcgtaaagactctccggcctcctgttttattcccaggaggctcggcgcatgttttactttatctttctgaattgaaaacctcatcaaaaacttccttgagaggtcttcaaagctggtgattgatcttggtgggaggctatcgaaccacttcattgccgctttcgataaagtggtcgggaaagctttgcatctcgtagcgtcggaggcatcggctagatacatccgacttttgaagttgcttagaTGATGCTTTGGGTCTGTGGtcccatcatagaggtccatatcagggcttttaaagtttctcggaacttttgccctcatgatgtcctcgctgaaagggtCCTCTCCACCTGGGAATTGATCTTCTTGGTCGTCGCGGGAGTTATGACccttgagggaggattctagctgtaagagttttctttctaactcttttcgccgttccatctcctctttgagGTAcctttcagtttctttctgcttctccCGCTCTTGCTCCAGTTGTTCTAAGCGACTGTGGACTAACCCCATTAGTTCAGTTACGTGGGATGGTCCACCTTTTTCCGATTCTCGCTCGTCTGAGGGATTTGCCTTCGGATTTTTTACCCCGGAGGTACCCTCTCTGTGCTGATCATTAACCTCTTGGTGGAGGGTTACATCCACATTGTCGTTACCTGCGTTCAGATTCTCTTCTTCGGAATCCGTTTCCGCATGgacttcttcgtgggatctgtccgccatcgatggatgatctctcgggtccccggcaacggcgccaatgttacggtgggtaaccggagattaataagatggatgACGTTTGACGGCCCAAGTGTATGAAGGAGGAGGACTCCGGATGTatctgcaactcgggaggctccgtccaaCTTGCGCgcgtgagtgaatggggggtggtacctgcgaagacactccgatgcctaagttagcaagggtgtgagcaggtctatagagtattggacttagagatacctgaggcgtgtcagtgtacttatagtggtgagccaataaccaccgttggagtagtgccgtatctttaggatactaaccgtcccattatcttagggaggttaagatatggctttatgaagtggttagagagattttaggagcggttactcatttgaatgagtgtttatctgccagccaatctcataaccgacttcttcatactaagtcatggttgacaccgacttcttaagTGGAGGTCggtgctttgctaggcttaatctgttggatcaggccttttggttggacctgggcccttaacattgggccagggtatgaacaattctcaacaaatttttttgTACTATATAGTATATACAAAATTTCTAtgctaaaaaaataaagaaacagagAAGCATGATGCAtatatgtattaattttttattaggtttatgttaatttgattagacttaattataaaaatatttcgAACCTATATCGAGATATTGATGGCGATTTTTAAATATCCAAAATTTCACTTCGAATTTCGAACCTCAACATCCAACTGCTCATGGTGTTTCACTTTCAGTATTGAAGAGATAATATAGTattattgttaaaaatattataaataatatgttaaatttaataataaaataatacttaTATTAATTGAatgaaaatatgaaattaaattgaaaaatagataaaaagtagaaatgaaaatgaattctttcacattttttaataattaaaagagtACAGtgtaatttcaaatattttaatactttttttttatatttttttgtcttatttCCAATCTAATTGAAATTAATGTAATAGTGGTTGATTTTCAAATTTAGATTTGATCCAATTAGATGAGGTTTTATTTGGATCGATTCAAATTTAAACATCACCGTCGATCACTCGGTTGGGatcatttgtattttttagaTTACCATCCCCACCCTGTTGAAACCCAGCTTTTAAATTTTAACCCAAGCCACCCCATTCCTTTTACGCACTAACACCGCGCCCTTTCTCCTCTAGTCTCTCACAGACAGGCACACAAGTCCCCAGTCCCCTAACCACCTCTGCGACCGGCCTTCTCGACAGCCAAGCAACCACCACACCACCACCGCTCAAGATTCTGCAGTAAACGGTCTAACTTTAACAGACCTACTCACAACTCAGAAGTCATCATCAGCTCCAAGACAGTTAGTATGCCTAACTACTCATTTTGATTTGATCATAATTGACTAGCATTCATTCATTTGAGAATGTACCGTTATTTAACCGAGTCGTGTTACTCTCATGCTCTGCATGAAAAAGgtttttaataaaaaacaaatcCAGCAGAATTAATTCGTTCGTTCGTTTTCATTTTGATTTTTCAGTAGTGTCGACAATGCCGAAACGGAAGCAAATGAAATTAGGAGAGAAATCAACAAGAACAGGAACCCCAAAAATAGACCTAATCAGTAACTTACCGGATTCCTTGCTTTTCCATATTCTCTCGTTCCTCCCAACAAGATGTGCCATGGCCACCAGCATCCTGGCTCGCCGGTGGCGCCACCTCTGGAAGGATCTTCTGGTCTTGGATTTAGACAATAGTGAAGAGAGTCCTTATTATCTGCCCGGAGGGAGACATCGATTTGTTGCTTTCGTCGACTCTGTTTTCGCTCAGCGCCCGGCTCCCATGTCGAGAAGCTTCGCCTCACTTGCGAAATACCTGAAGATAAAAGGAAAACCCTCAAAAAATGGATTCGTAGTGTTGTTGGTCCCCACCTCAAAGAGCTGTATCTCAATTTATGTCTCCATCGCCACATTGAATGTGGAACGGTCAAATTGCCGGAACAGGTATTAACCAGTAAATCACTCGAGTCCCTTGTTTTGAGAGGTCGTATGTTTTTGATGGTTAAACTTGTTTATGGAGGAAATGGATGTCCTTATTTGCCATCTCTCAAGAACCTAGAGTTGGATCTGGACTATGTGGACCCGAGCTATGTTATATGCGGGTGCTGGGCTCTTGAAAATCTCAAGCTCACTTTACATGAATCATTCCCAATTAGGTCATGGGATACTGCTGAACTCCACATGCCTCGTACGTTGAAGCGTTTAACCCTAATACAGGCTGATGACATTGAAGAAGATCTTAATGATATTCATGAACTTGATATAATCACCCCGTTACTCGAATACCTAAGTATCACATTATGGGCAAGATGCTTACAGGTTTCAATTAGCGATTATCCCAACATGGTGGAAGCTCATCTTGATATTGATCAAGACCAAGAGCAGTTTGGTTGGGTGGTTGAGCTTTTCAAGGCACTCCGCCAAACAAAACTGTTGGACTTGAAACTTTCCACTATGGAGGTAATATTCTAATTGTTATTCCATTGTCCATTCAACGGCTTACTCCATGTCACTTATTCCAATTTTTGGTGAATTTTAATTGTAGTTATGTGTTGTGTTTATTATATTCTTGTCTTCTACACACAGTGCTTGCTTGGTGCTTCCGATTTTGAGTTGCCAGAATTTTCCCGTTTACTTAATCTAGAGCTTGAAATTCCATATTTCGACTCTGAATTTATGATAGAATTGCTTCATAACTGCAATATGCTTCAAGTTCTCACTCTTCATAACCGGGAGGTATGATCTCTTTTCTAGTTTAGCTGTGTGTCTATTTCCATTCATTACTTGCTTTcatattttgaaaagttttgttTATTGTTTCCAGAAAGTTTCCAGATTGGAACTTGAGGAACCTAATTGTTGGACACTGCCAATGAAGGATCCTGATTGTGTTATATCACATCTcaagatttttgaatttaaaggATATCAAGACTCTGCAGATGAACATGCATTTGTTGCATATCTTTTAGAGAAAGGACCTATTTTGAAGACAATGAAAATCCATGCTGATCCTAGTCTTGGCCAAAGGTATAAACAGCGCATCCACCAGGAATTATCTACGGTACCAAGGAGctccaaaacatgccaattaaAAGTTACCTGAAGAGACAACAGTTACATATGAATATATGATAAATCTCTCACCATCTCTATTCTCTCTTCTTGATTTGCCTTAGATTCATGCGTCAATGTCACTTGTGTTGTTCAAATATTTGTTGAAGCTTTTGATTACTTTTTACTTGGATTAATTTGTCTGATCGGATTATTTGGATGACTCTTCAAATCGTTGCTGGGGTTTGGTTTGGTAGTTTTGGAATTTGCTTGTACCTTCTCCCTCGATGTCAGTAGAATATCTTTGACTTCTTTGATGTCTGTTTCGCGAAACATACAGAAGTTTTGCCCTTTAGAATATGCATAATTTTCACAATACAATGTTTTTTACTCTTTTGGTGGTTGTTTCTCAAAACATACCGTTCGTTTTTTTCGAATATATTAGCAATGCAGTAAAGAGTGATGTTAGGTAGCCAAagattaattataaaattctatggaaagttttgtttgttttattattttatttactttgatTATATACTCTgctgtttaattattttatttacttttagcATGTAGAGCTTTATATATTGTTTGGATGTAAATAGTTTCTTTTTGGTTGAAAGGATGTAAATAGTTATTCAAACTCTAATTGTCATGGTTTGTAATAAATGGTTTCTCTTAACTATGAATTGAATTTAGGTAATTCTTTACGGAAGTATTTTATAGCACAATATTGCAGCCTATGTAATCAACTTGGATTGGTCGAGTGGTCAgctcactcgtccgcttaaaCAAGTGTTGGGAGTTTAAATTTCGCATTATGCATGTAGCAATCCATCGGCCAGCGACTGTCCTTTctctattaatatataataagtaATTAGTGCTAGGCTTTAGCACATGACACGtatatttaatgttaaaatgaCTTAATTACACTACATATGAAAGCAAAAATAGTGAACAAGAGAGGGTATAATAGTCAAAACATTAGCAGAGAAATATTATTAACACAGTGCTTGTtcgattttttattttgagtttCTGTAATTTGGAATAATGTTTATAATTATGagtttttttattgttttattgtatatttaattatttttgtatgaAACTGAAATAAATGTCTGTTGAGGAGATAGTCGCATAGTCgctgaggaagaagaaggtgaCAATAAATCGAGGAGACGCTGCTGTTGTTGCTGACGTTGTTGTCCAGAACCGTCGTGAGCTTCACGTTTccactgaattagtgtattttgtatcTATTCTGTCAGGAAGGACACGAGAACACTAATAAaagacacaacttattttttattatttttgttaattttttataattatattttttattattatattttttatctcaaatttttttaatgaaaaaaaatgagaataaattaaatttttataatttgttttagtttatcaccaaacatAATACAAggacacaaaattttgtatttctGTCTATCAGTGTCTTGTCCTATCCTATTCTCAGTGTCTTGTCATGTCATGTTCTCAAAAACAAATGCagtataaaaatttgaaatttgggAAAGAAAAGATAGTGTAGTGgtagaataatttaaaaaaattattaaaaagttaataaaaaaaattagggtGTGGATATTTCAGTCACAAGAAAGTCATCTTTCATGGGTGTATGTAATggttttttttgttctttttcgACATTTGCAAGGTTCATAGGTACAAATggttatttttcatatatatatatatatttaattattttgttagtccctatagttttactaaattttcaattaggtttctataattttttttaattaggtctctataCTATATCAGATTTAACAAAGTCTCTATCGTGATAAAAACGTTAGAATTAATATATAGGATATTCTGTCAAGTGTTAGGTAAGGGTGTTTGCGGTGCAGTTTAGATCGGATTTGAGTCAAAAACTCATTTGATCGAAAACACTAATTTTATTTGCgatgcggtttggattggatagttttttttaaaaaaagtctTATTCGATCTGATCCAATTTcaagcggtttggattggattggatttgcgattttgtaaattaaaaaaaattaaatatatataacaagtctcaacatcaaattttaaataactaaCAATGACATAATAAGTTTcaacaatatcttaaaaaattaatgataacataacaatagaaatatagattaattaaaataaataaattacattttaaacataaaatatttattaaataataataatacatgaataatataaaaatacaaaacaaataGAACTTATATTAtaagtaaaattataaatataacaaCAATAAATAATGTTATAGCGCATTGTGTGGTTTGAATTGGATTGTATGAGCtgtttaatttgatttagtTCGAATTTGAATATTTCTAGTGTTAGGTGTATTCATCTTATTTAATAGAATATTTcgttaattttaacatttttgtagacttaattataaaatttgatatgatataagtactcaattaaaaaaaatataaaaatctaattaaaaatcggataaaattatagagaccgatataatatatatatatatatatatatatatatatatatatatatatacttttgaaCTGAAATGttaaaaagaatatatatatacttttgaaCTGAAATGTTAAAAAGAatgattttttttctgttttagaataaataaatattaataatgttCATTTATttgagaatttttaaaattaaattttaaataaaaatgaattatttttttaatagaataattttttttatgctaaaaaattttctaaaaacaCTTAGAATGTTAAATGTCGCTATTAGGACTGACAACATATATTCTATACGTAAATATCTAACTGTTCGTAGATACAGTAGATTGCGAATTCATGGTATATATTATCCTATTCTACACGTATTTcctaatttattatatttttaaaaattatatatgtagtaaaaaaaatgaatattaaactcacactttttttttataaaaaactCAAAATAATTACTGAgttgatattttaaatttttaatttattacgtttgttatttaaagaataatgttataaaaatttaaaattaaaataaatgataaaatatttatttttatttgtgttattttaattttattaaaaatttaatgattctattatttatatttttatttttttaatttttattttttatttttttgataaaatttaattttttattttattaatatatatatatatataatataaaataattgaattttatctttgtttcacaaaaattaattttcctCCATATAAAGTCAAATAGAATAAGGTCGAAAATTTTAGGATGTCAATCGAATTAAAATTGCGAGATTTTCAAccaaagaattaaaataaaatttaaaagaaaattcaatGTACATGGCAGTGGTAGGGATTGAGGAGAGTTCAAATCCTGTTCTACCCTCTTCGTTGCCATCGCCAGCCCTAACCGCTATTCCTTCTTTAGACTTATGCTGTGCATGAAAAGGTTTTCAATCCCAAACAAATCCAGCTCAATCGGTTCATTCATTCCTTCATTTACATTTTCAGTAGTGTCGTCAAAATTGACAATGCCGAAAGGGAAgcaaagaaaagtagaagaggAGGAATCAACAAGAACAGGAACCCCCAAAATAGACCTAATCAGTAGCTTACCCGATTCCCTGCTTTGCCACATTCTCTCGTTCCTCCCAACAAGATGTGCCATGGCCACCAGCGTCCTCGCTCGCCGGTGGCGCCACCTCTGGAAGGATCTTCTAGCGTTGGACTTAGACAATAGTAAACATAGTCCTTATTATCTACCTGGAGGGACACACCGTTTCATTGCTTTCGTCAATGCAGTTTTCGCTCAACGCAAGGCTCTCCGTGTCGAGAAGCTTCGCCTCGCTTGTGATATACCTAGAGGTGAAAAGAAAACCATCAAAACATGGATTCGTACTGTTGTTGGACCCCACCTCCAAGAGATGTATCTCGATTTATCGTTTGCTTGCAATGAGTTTGGAGATCGACATATCAAATTGCCTGAAGAGGTATTAACCAGTGCATCACTCGAGTCTCTTGTTTTGAAAGGCCATGTGTTTTTGACTGTTTATGATGGATTTGTTGATTTGCCATCCCTCAAGAACCTAGAGTTGGATCTCAACTATGTGGACCCAGACTTTGTTTTACTTGGTTGCCCGGTTCTTGAAAATCTCAAGCTCACTTTACACGAATCGTTCCCACTTAATGCGAGCCAACCTCCTGAAATCTACATGCCTGATTCCTTGAAGCGTTTAACCTTAATACAGGATGATGACATTGAAGAAGATATTAATGATATTGAGGATCTTGTGATAGACACCCCGTTACTCGAATACCTAAGTATCACATTATGGGCAAGATGCCTGCAGGTTTCAATTAGCGATTATCCCAACATGGTGGAAGCTCATCTTGATATTGATCAAGACCAAGAGCTGGTTGGTTGGGTGCTTGAGCTTCTCAAGGCACTCCGCCAAACAAAACTGTTGGACTTGAAACTTTCCACTATGGAGGTAATATTATTATCCTTATTCCATTGTCCATTCAACGGATTACTCGATGTATTTATTCCAGTTTTTGGTGAATTTTAGTTGTAGTTATGTGTTGTGtttattatcttcttatcttctacACACAGTGCTTGCTTGGTGCTCCTGCTTTTGAGTTGCCAGAATTTCCCCGTTTACTTAATCTAGAGCTTCAAATTCCTTATTTCGACTCGGGATTTCTGATGAAATTGCTTCATAACTGCCATATGCTTCAAGTTCTAACTCTTCATAATCAGGAGGTAtgatcatttttctagttttagCTGTGTGGCTATTTCTATTCATTACTTGCTTGcatattttgaaaagttttgttTACTGTTGCCAGAATGTTTCCACAGTGGAACCTGAGGAACCTAGTTGTTGGACACTGCCAATGTAGGATCCTGATTGTGTTATATCACATCTcaagatttttgaatttaaaggATATCAAGACTCTGCAGATGAACATGCATTTGTTGCATATCTTTTAGAGAGAGGACCTATTTTGAAGACAATGAAAATCCATGCTGATCCTAGTCTTGGCCTAACGTATAAACAGCGCATCCACCAGGAATTATCTATGGTACCAATGAGctccaaaacatgccaattaaTAGTTACCTGAGTAGCCAACAGTTACATATGGTACAATCTCTCACCGTCTCTGTTCTCTCTTCTTGATTTGGCTTACAATTTGTATTAAATGAAAGACTGCATCTTTGGTCCAATTCATGCGTCAATGTCACTTGTTTTCTTCAAATATTTGTTGAAGCTTTTGATTACTTTTTACATGGATTAATTTGTCTGATCGGATTATTTGAATGACTCTTCAAATCATTGCTGGGGTTTGGTTTGGTAGTTCTGGAATTTGCTTGTACCTTCTCCCTTAATGTCAATAGAACATCTTTGACTTCTTTGATGTTTGTTTTGCAAAACATACAGAAGTTTTGCCCTTTAGAATATGCATAATTTTCACAATACAATGTTTTCTACTCTTTTGGTGGTTGTTTCACAAGACAAACAGGCCGTTTTTTACGAATATATTAGCAATGCAGTAAAATGGTTTATTGTTTATTAATTGTGAGTATTTTAGCTCCTAAGTTATGTTCCAATGCATAATATTTTTGCCCTTTGATAGATACTCTgctgtttatttattttctttacttttagCATGTAGAGCTTCATATATTGTTTGGATGTAAATAGTTATTCAAACTCTAAATGTCATGGTTTGTAATAAATGGTTTCTCTAATTGTGAATTGAATTTAGGTAATTTTTTACGGAAGTATTTTATAGCACAATATTGCAGCCTATATTATTATGCATTTGCCCGTTTTCTTTTTAGTCTTCCctaattgttatatatatatatagcccgTGTTGCAGTCCTTTTAGCTTTAATAGAAATTTATCTCGGTGCCTGGTTTGCTATGCAACAATTCTATGGTCAAAAGATTGTTGTTTAATGTTTAGTTAATCATATGCTTTTAATCTCAATTGAAATGACATTCAAGAGGCATGAATGATTGTTTAATCTAATTATTTCGTGCTGAGAATATTGAAGATCGGGTACACAAGCTTCCTTCCTCTTGTGGTTCGGGAAGGGTAAATGCAACAACCTTGCCACTGCAATCCTCAAATCACTTTATGTATTTAACACTTTTGAGTAGATGACAGCTTCCTTGCCTTGTAGTAATGTATAACTAACTCTTGCTATGACGGACAATTTGAAATAGATGTAATGGGATTAGAGGAATTCCACCATATATTTTGCTGGACTTGATAGTTGATATATAAGAATGATATGATTTTGAGTGTTACAAATTCTCTTTTCCTTATTAATGCATGATTTTCAAAACTATGATTTCCGTTAACTTTGTGAACTTTGACAAAAATATCCATCAAATAAGGAAACAAACGATATCTattatctattttaatatataataagtaACTAGTGCTAAATTCTTTGCTTGACAAATGGATTACTTCAGCATCTGAAAATGACATAATTACACGacatatgaaagaaaaaatagtgAACAAGAGAAGGTATAATAGTCAAAATATTTGcagaaaaatattattaatacaCCACTGTTAATAATATGAATAATTGAGCGGGATATTTCTCTTTTGTGATCAGAATTTGAAAGTGTAAATATGAGCATTTGAAATCGGGACCAGGTGAACAAATGTTACATGATACAAGTGGTCTATAGTAATTGCTATTTATGCTAGCTTGTTAAGTCTGTTACGTTTCCACTTGTCTTTCTTAGTTATCCATAATTAGTTGTGTCAAGTTGTATAGGAATTAGTTAGAATTGTCTAGCTATATATATCAGGCAGTTAGCATTGTAATGTGTGTGACTCATCATTATTGTAAGTTTCATTTTTCATTCTCCTCTCAGTTTTCTCTAGTTCAGTATGCCCCTCACCATGATCATCGCAACTTTTCGCATGGTGCGGTGAGCGTGGAGCGAGGAGCACAAGAATTCTGACTGAGGAGAAAGTAGCTTGTTCTTTGATTCCAATCGTTGTGATCGAAGTAGTGACGGGTCCAGCTTCGAAGTTGAAGCAGATTCATTCTCTAATTCATCAAGTTCTTCGCCGATATTTCTTGATTCTTTCTTTGTTCTTCTCAGAATTCATTTCTTTCTCATcttgattcttcttctcctctcttgAACTCACACAACAGAGTTTGATAAGAGCTCGGTCACTTTGCGATCTTAATCGTTTCTCTAGAGTGAAGTGACGAGTTTCCGATCAACGAGATCGACAGGAAGGCTCCGAATCTAATCATCAGGTTTGTCGATTATGGATGCAAATCCAAATTCAAGTCCCGGATCGGGAGGCTTCAACCCTACCATGGACATGCAGCAATTCATAGCGTTCTTCAATCAAGTTGCGCATATTCAAGGCCACATCAACAAGCAGTCACATCCAAGTCAAGATCCTGCTAGCCCTTATTAAATTTCTTCCTTCTGAAAATCCAGGTATACCTATCACTAATGTCACCCTCAATGGTGCAAATTATGGTACATGGAGTAGGGCTATGGAAAGGGCTCTAAAGTCTAAGAACAAACTCAAGTTTATTGATGATAGCATCAAGAAACCTGAGAGCACAGACTCAATTTttgaggcatgggagagatgTAATACATATGTAGTGGCTTGGATAAATCTCTCACTTAGTTTGGGCATTTATCAAAGTGTTCTTTGGACCAACATAGCATATGAGTTGTGGAATTATTTAAACCATAGATATTACCAAGGTGATCGTTTTAGAGTTGCTGAACTAAATGAGGAATTGTATGCCCTTAAACAAGGTGACCTTAATGTTACTGCATATTTTGCCAAGCTCAAAACTATATGGGAAGAGCTTGATAATTTTAGACCGATTCCAATGTGTGCATGTGAGATGAAGTGTGATTGTGGACTGGGAATTATCAGAATGCAAAGGGAAGAAGATAGAGTTACAAAGTTTCTTCGGGGACTAG from Arachis stenosperma cultivar V10309 chromosome 9, arast.V10309.gnm1.PFL2, whole genome shotgun sequence encodes the following:
- the LOC130948336 gene encoding F-box/FBD/LRR-repeat protein At4g26340-like isoform X1: MLCMKRFSIPNKSSSIGSFIPSFTFSVVSSKLTMPKGKQRKVEEEESTRTGTPKIDLISSLPDSLLCHILSFLPTRCAMATSVLARRWRHLWKDLLALDLDNSKHSPYYLPGGTHRFIAFVNAVFAQRKALRVEKLRLACDIPRGEKKTIKTWIRTVVGPHLQEMYLDLSFACNEFGDRHIKLPEEVLTSASLESLVLKGHVFLTVYDGFVDLPSLKNLELDLNYVDPDFVLLGCPVLENLKLTLHESFPLNASQPPEIYMPDSLKRLTLIQDDDIEEDINDIEDLVIDTPLLEYLSITLWARCLQVSISDYPNMVEAHLDIDQDQELVGWVLELLKALRQTKLLDLKLSTMECLLGAPAFELPEFPRLLNLELQIPYFDSGFLMKLLHNCHMLQVLTLHNQENVSTVEPEEPSCWTLPM
- the LOC130948884 gene encoding uncharacterized protein LOC130948884; this encodes MDANPNSSPGSGGFNPTMDMQQFIAFFNQVAHIQGHINKQSHPSIPITNVTLNGANYGTWSRAMERALKSKNKLKFIDDSIKKPESTDSIFEAWERCNTYVVAWINLSLSLGIYQSVLWTNIAYELWNYLNHRYYQGDRFRVAELNEELYALKQGDLNVTAYFAKLKTIWEELDNFRPIPMCACEMKCDCGLGIIRMQREEDRVTKFLRGLGEQYSNVKSQIMLMEELPRLSQGRGRGRGRGGRSQAGRGQGGRSKLHCSFCNKIGHIADNCYKKHGYPPNYKQRFDNHSYNNSATSVLNCMTAIDNTEGENENLSEQHQIVRSDTTSTDFTPEQKEIILALLSRQDVNHVHSISQISIKNSHLPHQGKMDLHTLKMIGAASNVNDLYILFKEIKQASINSNYCIM
- the LOC130948336 gene encoding putative FBD-associated F-box protein At5g38570 isoform X2; this translates as MLCMKRFSIPNKSSSIGSFIPSFTFSVVSSKLTMPKGKQRKVEEEESTRTGTPKIDLISSLPDSLLCHILSFLPTRCAMATSVLARRWRHLWKDLLALDLDNSKHSPYYLPGGTHRFIAFVNAVFAQRKALRVEKLRLACDIPRGEKKTIKTWIRTVVGPHLQEMYLDLSFACNEFGDRHIKLPEENLELDLNYVDPDFVLLGCPVLENLKLTLHESFPLNASQPPEIYMPDSLKRLTLIQDDDIEEDINDIEDLVIDTPLLEYLSITLWARCLQVSISDYPNMVEAHLDIDQDQELVGWVLELLKALRQTKLLDLKLSTMECLLGAPAFELPEFPRLLNLELQIPYFDSGFLMKLLHNCHMLQVLTLHNQENVSTVEPEEPSCWTLPM
- the LOC130948882 gene encoding F-box/FBD/LRR-repeat protein At4g26340-like; its protein translation is MVKLVYGGNGCPYLPSLKNLELDLDYVDPSYVICGCWALENLKLTLHESFPIRSWDTAELHMPRTLKRLTLIQADDIEEDLNDIHELDIITPLLEYLSITLWARCLQVSISDYPNMVEAHLDIDQDQEQFGWVVELFKALRQTKLLDLKLSTMECLLGASDFELPEFSRLLNLELEIPYFDSEFMIELLHNCNMLQVLTLHNREKVSRLELEEPNCWTLPMKDPDCVISHLKIFEFKGYQDSADEHAFVAYLLEKGPILKTMKIHADPSLGQRYKQRIHQELSTVPRSSKTCQLKVT